One Turneriella parva DSM 21527 genomic region harbors:
- the purT gene encoding formate-dependent phosphoribosylglycinamide formyltransferase: MQGDSKTIGVMIMSIRIGTPAKPDATRVMLLGSGELGREVVVELMRLGCEVIAVDRYDRAPAQQVAHRAFTVSMLDAEALRAVIKEVDPHFIVPEIEAIATEVLSEFEAAGVRVVPTARAAQLTMNREGIRQLAAEELQLKTSPYFFIESLAELKDAAAKLGFPLVLKPIMSSSGKGQSLVKSAADLEPAYQYALEGGRGKSGRMIAEGFIDFDYEITLLTVRHSNGTTYCEPIGHRQVRGDYHESWQPHGMSAAALKESQRIASAVTNALGGYGLFGVELFVKGDTVWFSEVSPRPHDTGMVTMISQNYSEFALHARALLGMPLPEIKLAAPSASYVILGEGHSQNLSYTGIEEALADPQVNIRLFSKPEIDGERRLGVVLATGSSTDEARARAKAAREKVSVLYGA; the protein is encoded by the coding sequence ATGCAGGGTGACTCTAAAACCATCGGCGTCATGATCATGTCTATTCGCATTGGCACCCCTGCAAAACCCGACGCAACGCGCGTGATGCTTTTGGGCTCGGGCGAGCTCGGCCGCGAGGTTGTGGTTGAGCTCATGCGCCTTGGCTGCGAGGTGATTGCCGTCGACCGTTACGATCGCGCGCCGGCGCAGCAGGTTGCACACCGCGCGTTCACGGTATCGATGCTCGACGCAGAGGCGCTGCGCGCGGTCATTAAAGAGGTAGATCCTCATTTTATCGTGCCTGAAATTGAGGCAATTGCAACAGAAGTGCTCAGCGAGTTTGAGGCGGCCGGCGTCAGGGTTGTGCCCACTGCCCGCGCCGCGCAGCTGACGATGAACCGCGAAGGCATTCGCCAGCTGGCCGCCGAAGAGCTGCAGCTCAAAACTTCGCCCTACTTTTTTATTGAGTCTCTCGCCGAACTCAAAGATGCCGCAGCAAAATTAGGATTTCCGCTCGTTCTGAAACCGATCATGAGTTCGTCGGGCAAGGGGCAAAGCCTCGTGAAATCAGCGGCAGATCTTGAGCCGGCTTATCAATATGCTCTCGAGGGCGGCCGCGGCAAATCGGGTCGAATGATCGCCGAAGGCTTCATCGATTTTGATTATGAAATTACTCTTTTAACAGTGAGACATTCTAATGGTACGACCTACTGCGAACCGATCGGCCACCGCCAGGTAAGAGGCGACTACCACGAATCGTGGCAACCGCACGGCATGAGCGCGGCAGCGCTCAAAGAGTCGCAGCGTATCGCCTCAGCGGTGACGAACGCCTTGGGTGGTTATGGCCTCTTCGGCGTGGAGCTCTTCGTCAAGGGCGACACGGTCTGGTTCAGTGAAGTTTCACCCCGCCCTCACGATACGGGCATGGTGACGATGATTTCGCAGAACTATTCTGAATTTGCGCTGCACGCGCGGGCGCTACTCGGCATGCCGCTGCCCGAAATCAAGCTTGCGGCGCCTTCGGCATCGTATGTCATTCTCGGCGAGGGCCACTCGCAGAACTTAAGCTATACAGGCATTGAAGAAGCGCTCGCCGACCCGCAGGTGAATATTCGCCTGTTCTCGAAACCCGAAATCGACGGCGAGCGCCGCCTCGGGGTTGTGCTCGCGACCGGGTCAAGCACTGATGAGGCGCGAGCGCGGGCAAAGGCTGCGAGAGAAAAGGTGTCTGTGCTCTATGGCGCGTGA
- a CDS encoding TolC family protein, which produces MRKAAAAFLIATQLALPLQRGAVDENLASVGLSDVFTNLEDTFPVILLATREIRKAEFDILSAQGAFDLALRGSVNNTTGYYNTNRGEMNIVKPTPIWGTSFFAGYRLSQGDFPDYYTPRRTNPGGEIRFGGRIPIWRDRATDSDRLELKQSEINKTIAQNVLDEQKLSVYRDAAASYWNWVSAGKRRRIVGDLLKIAELRQDQIKRRVALGDIPAIELQENERAILARREQIAAAERLLQKSALYLSLYYRKSDGTMISPRDGQLPAGFPPEVAIDNSTFDADKQRALKNRPEIRRIENEIELERNALAFHENQRGPQIDLIIAGSRDIQQGTLRRDPWEAEFGVVFNVPLQTRKQDGKIGGTQTKIEILQQKLGYQRDKIHLEANDALIALENALKRLEIIKEEIQVADKLARAEKSRFDLGDSTLLIVNLREQAAAEVALRLVGAEVDYWIARAEYDAVLVKFLTAPKKPATTTN; this is translated from the coding sequence ATGCGAAAAGCCGCTGCCGCATTTCTCATCGCGACCCAGCTTGCATTGCCCCTGCAGCGGGGTGCTGTCGACGAAAACCTTGCATCTGTCGGCCTCAGCGATGTTTTCACGAATCTCGAAGACACTTTTCCGGTTATTCTGCTCGCCACACGGGAAATCAGAAAAGCAGAATTTGATATTCTCTCCGCGCAGGGCGCCTTTGACCTTGCGCTCAGGGGTTCGGTCAACAACACAACCGGATATTACAATACAAATCGCGGCGAAATGAATATTGTGAAGCCGACACCGATCTGGGGTACATCTTTCTTTGCTGGTTATCGGCTCAGTCAGGGTGATTTTCCCGATTATTATACGCCGCGGCGCACAAACCCCGGTGGTGAAATTCGTTTCGGCGGACGTATACCGATATGGCGCGATCGCGCAACCGACAGCGACAGGCTTGAGCTCAAACAGAGTGAGATCAATAAGACGATTGCGCAAAATGTACTCGATGAGCAGAAGCTCAGCGTGTACCGCGACGCCGCCGCAAGTTATTGGAACTGGGTGTCTGCAGGCAAAAGGCGGCGCATCGTCGGCGATCTGCTGAAAATTGCCGAACTGAGGCAAGACCAGATCAAACGGCGTGTGGCACTCGGCGATATACCGGCGATTGAGTTGCAAGAGAACGAACGCGCAATTCTGGCGCGCAGAGAGCAGATTGCAGCTGCCGAGCGCTTGCTGCAAAAATCGGCGCTCTACCTTTCGCTCTATTACCGAAAAAGCGACGGTACCATGATCTCACCGCGCGACGGTCAATTGCCCGCGGGGTTTCCGCCTGAGGTGGCAATCGACAACAGCACTTTCGACGCAGACAAGCAGCGTGCGCTCAAGAATCGCCCCGAAATCAGGCGGATTGAGAACGAAATAGAACTCGAACGCAACGCGCTGGCTTTTCACGAGAACCAAAGAGGCCCGCAGATCGACCTGATCATTGCCGGCTCGCGCGACATTCAGCAAGGCACTCTGCGGCGCGACCCATGGGAAGCTGAATTCGGCGTCGTTTTTAATGTTCCCCTGCAGACGAGAAAACAAGACGGAAAGATCGGTGGCACGCAAACAAAGATAGAAATTTTGCAGCAAAAGCTCGGCTACCAGCGCGACAAGATTCACCTTGAAGCGAACGACGCATTGATTGCGCTCGAAAATGCGCTGAAGCGCCTCGAGATTATCAAAGAAGAAATTCAGGTCGCTGATAAACTGGCCCGCGCTGAAAAATCACGCTTCGACCTCGGTGACTCGACGCTGCTCATTGTGAACCTGCGCGAACAGGCCGCGGCCGAAGTCGCGTTGCGCCTCGTGGGCGCCGAAGTCGATTACTGGATAGCGCGCGCCGAATATGACGCGGTACTGGTGAAATTTCTGACGGCGCCCAAGAAGCCGGCAACGACCACGAATTAG
- a CDS encoding cryptochrome/photolyase family protein: protein MKGNGTVQRDENSLAIHWFRRDLRLDDNTALNAALATGLPVMCVFIFDPNILRHLKIKNDSRITFIFDTLQKLDADLRARGSMLRIFFDAPLSVYERLFQSFNVRGIWCNEDYEPYARERDAAVAGLCKAKGAEFHAHKDHVVFAPHEVLKDDGKPYNVFTPYSRRWLARFADEPPVYHELASKGKFLPATADHQNPGLRAIGFERSAIAVPPPLFDAALIEHYSDTRDIPSVAGTSRLGVHLRFGTVSIRALAALAARLSQKFLAELIWREFYQMIIWYYPHTTKRPFRAIYEQLKFPGSEADFKAWTRGETGYPLVDAGMRELVATGFMHNRVRMLVASFLTKHLLCDWRWGEHFFAQHLLDFELASNVGGWQWSAGIGVDAAPYFRIFNPSEQQKKFDPKNIYIDRWLKNDNFFGTEARAPIVDHRFARERCLKFFSTVHP, encoded by the coding sequence ATGAAAGGGAATGGCACCGTGCAACGCGATGAAAATTCTCTCGCGATCCACTGGTTCAGGCGCGACCTGAGGCTCGACGACAATACCGCGCTAAACGCCGCTCTGGCAACCGGGCTGCCGGTCATGTGTGTTTTTATATTCGACCCCAATATTCTGCGTCACCTAAAAATCAAGAACGACTCGCGTATCACCTTCATTTTCGACACCTTGCAGAAACTCGACGCCGATCTGCGCGCGCGTGGCTCAATGCTGCGCATTTTTTTCGATGCCCCGCTCAGTGTCTATGAACGGCTTTTTCAGAGCTTTAATGTGCGCGGCATCTGGTGCAACGAAGATTATGAGCCCTACGCGCGCGAACGCGACGCGGCCGTTGCCGGGCTCTGCAAGGCAAAGGGCGCAGAATTTCATGCGCACAAAGATCATGTCGTTTTCGCTCCTCATGAAGTTCTAAAAGATGACGGCAAGCCCTACAATGTCTTCACACCTTATTCGCGCCGGTGGCTCGCGAGATTCGCCGATGAGCCACCGGTTTATCATGAACTTGCCTCAAAGGGTAAATTTCTACCCGCAACCGCAGATCACCAGAATCCGGGTCTGCGCGCGATCGGCTTTGAAAGATCGGCGATTGCCGTGCCGCCGCCGCTTTTCGACGCCGCGCTGATTGAACACTACAGCGACACGCGCGACATACCGTCGGTTGCCGGCACATCACGCCTCGGGGTGCACCTGCGTTTCGGCACTGTTTCGATACGCGCTCTCGCCGCGCTCGCCGCCCGGCTCAGCCAGAAGTTTCTCGCCGAGCTGATCTGGCGCGAGTTCTACCAGATGATTATCTGGTATTACCCGCACACCACCAAGCGGCCGTTTCGGGCCATCTATGAGCAGCTCAAATTTCCCGGCAGCGAGGCCGACTTTAAAGCCTGGACGCGCGGCGAAACGGGTTATCCGCTCGTAGACGCCGGCATGCGCGAGCTCGTTGCGACAGGGTTCATGCACAACCGCGTGCGCATGCTCGTGGCGTCGTTTCTGACCAAACACCTGCTCTGCGACTGGCGCTGGGGTGAACATTTTTTCGCGCAGCACCTGCTCGATTTTGAACTTGCCTCGAATGTCGGCGGCTGGCAGTGGAGTGCGGGCATCGGCGTCGATGCGGCGCCATACTTTCGTATATTCAACCCGAGCGAGCAGCAGAAGAAATTCGACCCGAAGAATATCTACATCGATCGCTGGCTCAAGAATGATAACTTTTTTGGCACCGAAGCGCGCGCACCTATCGTCGATCACAGGTTCGCACGTGAGCGCTGCCTTAAGTTTTTCTCCACAGTACATCCCTGA
- a CDS encoding polyamine aminopropyltransferase codes for MRSAKIQSSLLLFSAFLIAACGLVYELIAGTVSSYLLGDSVTQFSRTIGVYLFAMGVGSYLSRFILRNAIEKFIDLEIALALVGGFAAPLLFIVFSFTAHYAFVLYALLIVIGTLVGLEIPLLLRILKDRMNFRDLVARVLSLDYIGGLVAAVSFPILLLRPEVGLIRASILAGILNVLVAFVALYVFQAQVRLRLLLVKACAVLLVLVVALVYSKPIQGFLDQELHNDPVVYSEQSHYQKIVITSWHEYFSLFLNNNLQFNSFDEYRYHEALVHVPVQMVLDRRGPKAPLRVLIMGGGDGLAIREFLRYPNVVGVDLVDIDPAMTKLAREHPWLRDLNRDALADKRVNVFHEDAFIYIEKPKSQYDVVILDFPDPGNFAIGKLYSDMFFHRLKRVLAPGAVAVTQSTSPFVARTAFWCIHNTVESQGYKTLPYHAYVPSFGEWGFVAFSREPLAMPQKLLLENEMRFLTREVLQSMAFFPADMARVATEVQTLMTQNLVHYYEREWHRATR; via the coding sequence ATGCGCTCGGCAAAAATTCAAAGTTCGTTGCTGCTGTTCTCGGCGTTTCTGATCGCTGCGTGCGGGCTGGTTTACGAACTTATCGCCGGCACGGTTTCGAGTTACCTGCTCGGCGACAGCGTGACGCAGTTTTCGCGCACGATCGGTGTTTACCTCTTCGCGATGGGGGTAGGCTCTTACCTGAGCCGCTTCATTCTGCGCAATGCCATCGAAAAATTCATCGATCTCGAAATTGCGCTCGCGCTTGTCGGTGGTTTTGCTGCGCCGCTGCTTTTTATTGTGTTCTCATTCACTGCGCACTATGCGTTCGTTCTTTATGCGCTGCTGATTGTTATCGGTACGCTGGTGGGTCTTGAAATACCGCTGCTCTTGCGCATTCTCAAAGACCGCATGAATTTTCGTGACCTCGTAGCGCGCGTGCTCTCGCTCGACTACATCGGGGGGCTTGTCGCCGCAGTAAGTTTTCCGATCTTGCTGCTCAGGCCTGAGGTGGGGTTAATTCGCGCCTCGATACTCGCGGGTATTCTGAACGTGCTCGTGGCGTTTGTGGCACTCTATGTCTTTCAGGCACAGGTGCGTCTGCGCCTGCTGCTCGTGAAGGCGTGCGCGGTGTTGCTCGTGCTGGTCGTCGCTCTCGTCTATTCGAAGCCGATTCAGGGCTTTCTCGACCAAGAGCTGCATAACGACCCGGTCGTGTACAGTGAACAGTCACACTACCAGAAGATCGTGATCACTTCATGGCATGAATATTTTTCGCTTTTTCTGAACAATAACCTGCAGTTTAACAGCTTCGATGAATACCGTTACCACGAGGCGCTCGTGCACGTGCCGGTACAGATGGTGCTCGACCGTCGGGGGCCAAAGGCTCCACTCAGAGTGCTGATTATGGGCGGGGGCGACGGCCTCGCGATTCGCGAATTTCTGCGCTACCCAAATGTGGTGGGTGTCGATCTCGTCGACATCGACCCCGCGATGACCAAACTCGCTCGCGAACACCCCTGGCTTAGAGATTTGAATCGGGATGCACTCGCCGACAAACGGGTGAATGTTTTTCATGAAGATGCCTTCATCTATATCGAAAAACCGAAAAGTCAGTACGACGTGGTCATTCTTGATTTTCCCGACCCTGGCAACTTCGCGATCGGAAAACTCTATTCAGACATGTTTTTTCACCGCCTGAAGCGTGTACTTGCGCCCGGGGCCGTAGCCGTGACGCAGTCGACCTCGCCCTTTGTGGCGCGCACAGCGTTCTGGTGCATTCACAATACTGTGGAGTCGCAGGGGTATAAAACCCTGCCATACCATGCATACGTGCCGAGTTTCGGTGAATGGGGTTTTGTCGCATTCTCCCGCGAGCCGCTGGCGATGCCGCAGAAGCTGCTGCTTGAAAATGAGATGCGCTTTCTGACCAGAGAAGTGCTGCAGTCGATGGCTTTTTTTCCGGCTGATATGGCGCGGGTAGCGACAGAAGTGCAGACGCTCATGACGCAGAATCTGGTGCACTACTATGAAAGGGAATGGCACCGTGCAACGCGATGA
- a CDS encoding flagellin — MIINHNMSAINTHRVLKFQNWNLDKDMEKLSSGMRINRGGDDASGLAVSEKMRTQVHGLRRAEQNTEDGMSFIQTTEGYLQETAELVQRIRVLAVQAANGIYTDEDRQQIQVEISELIDEVDRIASQAEFNKMKLLTGSFARLNPTASMWFHMGANMHQRERVFIETMTSAALKLRNPTVLTFISISTPGKANSVIGLSDEALRIISKQRADLGAYYNRLEHAAKGLMNAYENIQASESRIRDTDMAETMSSYTRYQILTQAGTAMLAQANQRPQSVLQLLR, encoded by the coding sequence ATGATTATCAACCACAACATGTCTGCGATCAATACGCACCGCGTATTGAAGTTCCAGAACTGGAATCTGGATAAAGATATGGAGAAATTGTCGAGTGGCATGCGGATTAACCGCGGCGGCGACGATGCTTCAGGTCTCGCGGTATCAGAAAAAATGCGTACACAGGTTCATGGCCTGCGTCGTGCTGAGCAGAATACTGAAGACGGTATGAGCTTTATCCAAACCACAGAAGGTTACCTGCAAGAAACTGCAGAGCTCGTTCAGCGTATCCGTGTTCTCGCGGTACAGGCTGCCAACGGTATCTACACTGACGAAGACCGCCAGCAGATTCAGGTTGAGATTTCAGAACTGATCGATGAAGTCGATCGTATCGCTTCACAGGCTGAATTCAACAAGATGAAACTGCTCACAGGTTCATTTGCACGCCTCAACCCAACTGCTTCAATGTGGTTCCATATGGGCGCAAACATGCACCAGCGCGAGCGCGTGTTCATCGAAACAATGACATCTGCAGCGTTGAAGCTGAGAAACCCCACTGTGTTGACGTTCATCTCGATCTCAACACCGGGCAAGGCGAACTCTGTAATCGGTCTTTCTGATGAAGCACTGCGCATCATCAGCAAGCAGCGTGCTGACCTTGGCGCGTATTACAACCGCCTCGAACACGCAGCGAAAGGGCTCATGAACGCTTATGAAAACATTCAGGCGTCAGAAAGCCGCATTCGCGATACAGACATGGCAGAAACTATGTCGAGCTACACACGCTACCAGATTCTCACACAAGCTGGTACGGCGATGCTCGCACAGGCGAACCAGCGTCCGCAAAGCGTACTGCAACTTCTCCGTTAA
- a CDS encoding aspartate kinase: MSKILVQKFGGTSVGDPERIKRVANRIKSYHEKGYQLVVVVSAMGHTTDELVDLAAKISTNPPKREMDMLLSTGEQVSIALLAMALHEIGVPARSFTGGQVNIVTDGNFSNARIESIDTQRLNSHLEQGHVCIVAGFQGVDQNQNITTLGRGGSDTTAVALAAALKARECEIYTDVDGVYTTDPNKVEAAHKLDQISYDEMLELASLGAGVLHSRSVEFAKKYDVVIHVKSSFNYNEGTKVVSENLIMEKLKVTGVTLKSDDARMTIGDIPDKPGIAAEIFEVLSEKRINIDVIVQSTGKDKLNTISFTLPVSSVRDAKEGLEPLIQKWGAGTISTDENIAILSAVGVGMKSHSGVAASMFKALAEQNINIEMISTSEIKISCVISQDRGKEALRLIHTVFGLDKAT, encoded by the coding sequence ATGAGCAAAATACTCGTACAGAAATTCGGTGGCACCTCGGTCGGCGACCCTGAGCGCATCAAGCGCGTTGCAAACCGCATCAAAAGCTACCACGAAAAGGGTTACCAATTGGTGGTCGTCGTTTCGGCGATGGGCCACACGACCGACGAACTTGTCGACCTGGCGGCCAAAATTTCGACCAACCCGCCCAAACGCGAGATGGATATGCTGCTCTCAACCGGCGAACAGGTTTCGATCGCGCTTTTGGCGATGGCCCTGCATGAAATCGGCGTGCCCGCGCGCAGTTTTACCGGCGGTCAGGTAAATATCGTCACCGACGGCAATTTCTCGAATGCGCGCATTGAAAGCATCGATACGCAGCGCCTGAACTCGCACCTCGAACAGGGGCATGTCTGCATCGTTGCGGGTTTTCAGGGTGTCGACCAGAACCAGAATATCACGACCCTCGGGCGCGGCGGCTCTGATACAACCGCAGTGGCGCTCGCGGCAGCGCTCAAAGCAAGAGAATGCGAAATTTATACCGACGTCGACGGTGTTTACACGACTGACCCGAACAAGGTCGAAGCGGCGCACAAGCTCGACCAGATCAGCTACGACGAGATGCTCGAACTCGCGTCGCTCGGCGCAGGCGTCTTGCATAGCCGTTCGGTTGAATTTGCAAAGAAATACGATGTCGTCATTCACGTGAAATCGAGCTTCAATTATAATGAAGGAACAAAAGTCGTAAGCGAGAATCTAATTATGGAAAAACTCAAAGTCACCGGTGTTACACTCAAATCAGACGATGCACGCATGACGATCGGCGATATTCCCGATAAGCCGGGCATTGCCGCTGAAATATTTGAAGTGCTGTCTGAGAAGCGCATCAATATCGATGTCATCGTTCAATCCACGGGAAAAGACAAGCTCAACACGATTTCGTTCACATTACCGGTAAGCTCAGTGCGCGATGCCAAAGAAGGCCTTGAGCCGCTGATTCAAAAATGGGGAGCAGGCACAATTTCGACCGATGAAAACATCGCTATTCTTTCAGCGGTGGGCGTCGGCATGAAATCGCACAGCGGGGTGGCCGCCAGCATGTTTAAGGCGCTTGCCGAGCAGAACATCAACATCGAGATGATCTCAACCAGCGAAATTAAAATTTCATGCGTCATCTCGCAAGACCGCGGCAAAGAAGCGCTGCGCCTGATACACACGGTATTCGGCCTCGATAAGGCTACATGA
- a CDS encoding biotin/lipoyl-binding protein: MSVILYIARSKMGFSGSALLEELKKLYILERREFFRIIGFGIIQGLLGLIVPIAVGNLINAVSFGGLLQPVVILTIILISFLLAGASIRILQVWFIEILQRRLFTRTVMAASQSALAATTPGERDKMNYFVELFALQKDIVSLLTDGVTSLIAVVIGMFVIALYHPYFIYFNIFLVLTAGYVVGYFLFKRGFAPSYAESDSKYRILQWLQESATKKAGNNRKLDSNQFEELSRDYLQKRASIFTIVFRQHVGMVAIYVLGNGIVLILGGYLVLKKEMSLGQLVAAEIIVSRMLDILSKFGKYFENFFSISDALLKLRQLNSLSPAPTEQTIAAQNERYEAYLHPRWQLMNLRWYFFSAIGLMLFVLFLPWQQTSYGEGRVVAFSPTDRQQTIEAPVAGRIVHWHVHEGSLVKKGDLLVTISDLDPQITERLEQERFALTDRMRAARSRVDSIESRVTSLQLARSEAMSAAENRVAMASERVRQAQQTVAASEAALETAKLNYERQKSLMEQGLTSQRNVELAELELKRTRTEEQRAVAGLKSAEEEKKAMRRDAKRIASDADAAINDARATMQSARSELARSNEDLPRIEMRLSRQKTQEVLAPKDGIITRLLVSHEAEFVKEGKGLCILIPESGRRAVELWIDGNDVPLVRDGREARIMFQGWPALQISGWPEGAYGTFPAKVKFVDNADDGHGKFRVLLVPDEKPGEAWPETSILRQGIRARGWVFLNRVSVGYELWRKFNDFPPEIPEDMRGKK; encoded by the coding sequence ATGTCTGTTATTTTGTATATTGCCAGATCAAAGATGGGCTTTAGCGGATCTGCACTACTCGAAGAGCTGAAGAAGCTTTATATACTTGAGCGTCGCGAATTTTTTCGCATTATCGGCTTTGGCATTATCCAGGGCCTGCTCGGCCTTATCGTACCGATCGCAGTGGGTAATCTCATTAACGCGGTGTCGTTTGGTGGTCTGCTGCAGCCCGTCGTCATTCTCACGATTATTCTCATCAGCTTTTTGCTCGCCGGCGCCAGTATACGCATTCTGCAGGTGTGGTTTATCGAAATTCTGCAGCGTCGTCTGTTTACCCGCACGGTGATGGCTGCCAGCCAGTCGGCGTTGGCGGCCACGACGCCCGGCGAACGCGACAAAATGAACTACTTTGTGGAGCTCTTCGCCCTGCAAAAGGATATCGTTTCACTGCTCACCGACGGCGTCACATCGCTCATCGCGGTCGTCATCGGCATGTTCGTGATCGCCCTCTATCACCCCTACTTCATTTATTTCAATATTTTTCTGGTGCTCACCGCCGGCTATGTAGTCGGTTACTTTCTGTTTAAAAGAGGGTTTGCACCAAGTTATGCCGAGTCGGACAGCAAATACCGCATTTTGCAATGGCTGCAAGAGAGCGCGACCAAAAAAGCGGGCAACAATCGAAAATTGGACAGCAACCAATTCGAAGAGCTGAGCCGCGACTACCTGCAGAAACGAGCGAGCATATTTACCATCGTCTTTCGGCAGCACGTGGGCATGGTGGCGATATATGTGCTCGGCAACGGTATCGTTCTGATTCTCGGTGGCTATCTGGTACTGAAGAAAGAAATGAGCCTGGGGCAGCTGGTTGCGGCAGAAATCATCGTCTCGCGCATGCTCGATATTCTCTCAAAGTTCGGCAAATATTTTGAGAACTTTTTCAGCATCAGCGATGCATTGCTGAAGCTGCGGCAACTCAATTCGCTTTCGCCCGCACCGACAGAGCAGACGATTGCCGCTCAGAACGAAAGGTATGAGGCATACCTGCACCCGCGCTGGCAGCTCATGAACCTGCGCTGGTATTTCTTCTCGGCGATCGGTCTGATGCTTTTCGTGCTGTTTCTGCCCTGGCAGCAGACGTCGTACGGTGAGGGCAGGGTCGTGGCATTTTCGCCGACTGACAGGCAGCAGACCATTGAAGCACCCGTCGCCGGTCGAATCGTGCATTGGCACGTGCACGAAGGCTCGTTGGTAAAAAAGGGTGATCTGCTCGTGACGATCTCTGACCTCGATCCGCAGATTACCGAGAGGCTTGAGCAAGAGCGATTTGCCCTCACCGATCGCATGCGCGCGGCCCGCAGCAGGGTCGATTCAATCGAATCGCGTGTGACCTCGCTGCAACTGGCGCGCAGCGAAGCGATGAGCGCAGCTGAGAATCGTGTGGCGATGGCGAGCGAACGCGTGAGGCAGGCGCAGCAGACTGTGGCCGCAAGCGAGGCCGCCCTCGAGACGGCAAAGTTGAATTACGAGCGCCAAAAATCGCTCATGGAACAAGGCCTTACCTCTCAGCGTAATGTTGAGCTTGCCGAGTTAGAGCTGAAAAGAACGCGAACTGAAGAGCAGCGTGCGGTCGCAGGGCTCAAATCTGCCGAAGAAGAAAAAAAAGCGATGAGGCGTGATGCAAAGCGCATCGCGAGCGACGCAGACGCGGCTATCAACGACGCGCGGGCGACGATGCAAAGCGCACGCTCTGAGCTCGCCCGCAGCAACGAAGATCTGCCGCGCATTGAAATGCGGCTGTCACGCCAGAAGACGCAAGAGGTGTTGGCGCCTAAAGACGGCATTATCACCCGCCTCTTGGTCTCGCATGAGGCTGAATTTGTTAAAGAGGGCAAAGGCCTGTGTATATTGATTCCCGAATCAGGGCGACGCGCCGTTGAACTGTGGATCGACGGCAACGATGTGCCGCTTGTACGCGATGGTCGTGAAGCGCGAATCATGTTTCAGGGTTGGCCGGCTCTGCAGATCTCTGGCTGGCCCGAAGGCGCCTATGGCACTTTTCCCGCCAAGGTGAAATTTGTCGACAATGCCGACGATGGCCATGGCAAGTTTCGCGTGCTGCTGGTGCCCGATGAAAAACCCGGCGAGGCCTGGCCTGAAACTTCGATACTGCGGCAGGGCATCAGAGCGCGGGGGTGGGTGTTCTTGAACCGGGTATCTGTCGGTTACGAACTCTGGCGAAAGTTCAATGACTTTCCGCCAGAGATTCCAGAAGACATGCGGGGTAAAAAATAG
- the murI gene encoding glutamate racemase translates to MPIGSREEAPRVQREPGASMPIGSLEEAHRVQTEPRASMPIGVFDSGLGGLTVLSEIHRVLPHENLVYFGDTARVPYGNKSSTTIIRYSREITKFLLKQNVKAIVVACNTASSYALEAIRELTEIPVLGVIDPAVRSLIVRAPQSAIAGLIATKGTIASASYESSLGRNGGKQKLVAQPCPLLVPLIEEGYASSKAADLILQDYLEPLAKSGVEYLLLGCTHYPLIAESIRRLYPQFTLIDSAAETATTLQKLLRDADLLAKSERPSVELYVSDMTESMRNLKELFFAGKVDRFEVAQVSEEM, encoded by the coding sequence ATGCCCATCGGTTCGCGCGAAGAGGCACCTCGTGTGCAGCGCGAACCCGGGGCCTCCATGCCCATCGGCTCACTCGAAGAGGCACATCGTGTGCAGACCGAGCCTCGGGCCTCCATGCCCATCGGAGTTTTTGATTCGGGTCTCGGTGGGCTCACCGTACTCAGCGAAATTCACCGCGTGCTACCGCATGAAAACCTCGTCTATTTTGGCGATACCGCGCGCGTGCCTTACGGCAACAAGTCGAGCACGACGATCATCAGGTACTCGCGTGAGATTACGAAATTTCTGCTCAAACAAAACGTCAAAGCGATCGTTGTCGCCTGCAACACCGCGTCATCTTATGCACTCGAAGCGATTCGCGAACTGACCGAGATTCCGGTTTTGGGGGTGATCGACCCAGCCGTGCGCAGCCTCATCGTGCGCGCGCCACAAAGCGCCATAGCAGGTCTCATTGCGACCAAAGGCACGATTGCGAGCGCGTCTTATGAGTCTTCGCTCGGCCGAAACGGTGGCAAACAAAAGCTCGTCGCGCAGCCCTGCCCTCTGCTCGTGCCACTCATCGAAGAGGGTTATGCGAGCAGCAAAGCGGCGGATCTCATTCTGCAAGACTACCTTGAACCGCTCGCCAAAAGCGGAGTCGAATACCTACTGCTCGGCTGCACGCACTACCCGTTGATCGCCGAAAGTATCCGGAGGCTGTATCCGCAGTTTACGTTGATCGACAGCGCAGCTGAAACTGCCACGACGTTGCAGAAGCTTTTGCGCGACGCTGATCTGCTGGCGAAAAGCGAGAGGCCTTCGGTTGAACTCTACGTATCTGATATGACAGAGAGCATGCGCAACCTGAAAGAGCTGTTTTTCGCGGGCAAAGTTGATCGTTTCGAGGTGGCCCAGGTCAGCGAAGAGATGTGA